From Plasmodium yoelii strain 17X genome assembly, chromosome: 11, a single genomic window includes:
- a CDS encoding RNA polymerase II transcription factor B subunit 4, putative yields the protein MHKNEEVDGTNGESVKDKKLAMSHLILVIDVNFLIWSQGLKIKFDKNNIKTVKLSQFLKSVFQFTRFYCFMSSSERICIIATCSGNSKIIYENYISYTKNNLTENDYCTNAYDKLINFIKDNNNNTKTYEMVESTLSSALAIALCYNNRICNLYENINSRIFLLDISKSHFYTNQYTQLMNIAYNAKRNKIIIDVFSLNHKTQILEQICNITNGLYIDNSIFLSINCGDNVEDILTQTIMFWFLPSTHSRKYFSNTYLNEDTNIAVCTCHNKQIDIAYICSCCLAIYCSEKDSQTNKERISCSVCKTRFTKALLRNKTVSDLNFTTI from the coding sequence ATGCACAAGAATGAAGAAGTTGATGGAACAAATGGGGAAAGTGTGAAGGATAAAAAACTGGCTATGAGCCATTTAATTTTAGTAATTgatgtaaattttttaatatggaGCCAAggattaaaaataaagtttgataagaataatataaaaactgTAAAATTGTctcaatttttaaaatcCGTTTTTCAATTTACGCgattttattgttttatgAGCAGTTCAGAAAGAATATGTATAATAGCTACCTGTTCAGGTAATtccaaaataatatatgaaaattatatatcttatacaaaaaataatttaacagAAAATGATTATTGTACTAATGCATATGACaagttaataaattttatcaaggataataataataataccaaGACCTATGAAATGGTCGAAAGTACATTATCATCAGCTTTAGCAATTGCTTTgtgttataataatagaatatgtaatttatatgaaaatattaattctAGAATATTTCTACTTGATATATCAAAAAGCCATTTTTATACAAATCAGTATACACAGTTAATGAATATAGCATATAATGCTAaacgaaataaaataataattgacGTATTTTCTCTTAATCATAAAACTCAAATATTAGAACAAATTTGTAATATAACTAATGGATTGTATATAGataatagtatttttttaagtatcAATTGTGGTGATAATGTTGAAGATATACTAACTCAAACTATAATGTTTTGGTTTTTACCTTCTACTCATtctagaaaatatttttcaaatacatatttaaatgAAGATACTAATATAGCTGTATGTACATGtcataataaacaaattgaTATAGCTTATATATGTTCATGTTGTTTGGCTATTTATTGTTCTGAAAAAGATTCTCAAACAAACAAGGAAAGAATTTCATGTTCTGTATGTAAAACACGATTTACCAAAGCTCTTTTACGAAATAAAACAGTATCCGATTTGAATTTTACAACTATTTAG
- a CDS encoding Ran-binding protein, putative: MSSKNRKYKDNNYRDRNEKIKNNWDSEYDKENGNRRERERENWDSSRKIGKGYREHFNNKNYDDWHHKNNNYFETENKRRTNFDVYYKNNNERKYDKHFKTDIKSKERKRSRNYNNDENENENDSEIRYTHSDKNKKYKKNNKEYDDNTKYIKNLDEYLEKRPNIELSRFIYIYKIENDTTEEEIDDVIRNVAINNGFSLPINIYINKLSYFSTCDELFVREDLEFLKNNFYFNYIYQHNIINSQIENTITDNTCCIIEFPSSEASRKLFSLYELSNYSITIKNNIISYIFPLFKLKKKNNNIHEEKHLLKKYSDWICSSCNFLNFSRRITCHLCKADKTTDAKLIDNEKNSIASSFFLNHNKIINTQNSNNCSNYLSKFTTNETLSNFHINSTQIVNENVANYSNLLDFEKQTNFDLKNGEKELKHTGKYVQGYNNSLLYTNNNDTNDSNNNNNSSSSNNNNNKFDFLNSNINVEKGTQQILNDKEKTNMLILKDIDGNIPNKDILTFLNEMFEKRNVKYLYLFNDIKGSNKRKGFCVIEFNNEFFSEKMMKELDGNYYVKFQNNYLKLDYIYQKEKSVFFECIQLAKLNIHKSSASQINNSISYFNFFINYLEAIINTNIINYTYFLNWSSQIIILKNEKPQLTEFFFDYNSKYYYHPTYQIYFDNNTSFYMSLANGYYIWNENSKCLVRFYTDSSQINYKTSYEQNCESIQGSDEVYNKNIKNEINQEDPKIYQINKNDNEIDNRRTSENNKINMKISNIVEKAKMIALASKQNMEKMNINEINLEKNKKQNDIIKKHFSTDSADDDNDLSDLDELKKKKKKGHYNNNTININDDKIDQKSKHENNYNENHEKLYNNNQVVENINNYNDNINNIRDGNSINNIRVTNNYNDINNINHHQENIANLNICFICLRKFENSTLLQKHIDISLLHKKNIQSLSDLTPVS; the protein is encoded by the coding sequence ATGTCATcgaaaaatagaaaatacaaagataataattatagggatagaaatgaaaaaataaaaaataattgggATAGTGAAtatgataaagaaaatggAAATAGAAGAGAAAGAGAAAGAGAAAATTGGGACAGTTCCAGAAAAATAGGAAAAGGATATAGAGaacattttaataataaaaattatgatgattggcatcataaaaataataactatTTTGAGACAGAAAATAAAAGGAGAACTAATTTTgatgtatattataaaaataataatgaaagaaaatatgataaacattttaaaacAGACATTAAGAGTAAAGAAAGGAAAAGATCTcgaaattataataatgatgaaaatgaaaatgaaaatgatagtGAAATACGTTATACACATtcagataaaaataaaaaatataaaaaaaataataaagaatatgatgataatacaaaatatataaaaaatttagatgaatatttagaaaaaagacctaatattgaattatcaagatttatttatatatataaaatagaaaatgatACAACAGAAGAAGAAATCGATGATGTAATCAGAAATGTAGCTATCAATAATGGGTTCTCTTTAcctattaatatatatataaataaattatcttATTTTTCTACATGTGATGAATTATTTGTTAGAGAAGAtttagaatttttaaaaaataatttttattttaattatatatatcaacataatataataaattcgCAAATTGAAAATACAATCACTGATAATACATGTTGTATAATTGAATTTCCATCAAGTGAAGCAAgtagaaaattattttctctTTATGAACTTAGTAATTATTCCATcacaattaaaaataatataatttcatatatatttccattatttaaattaaaaaaaaaaaataataatatacatgaAGAAAAACatctattaaaaaaatatagtgaTTGGATATGTTCAtcttgtaattttttaaatttttctaGACGAATTACATGTCATTTATGTAAGGCAGATAAAACTACAGATGCTAAATTAATAGATAATGAAAAGAATTCTATTgcatcatcattttttttaaatcataataaaattataaatacacaaaatagtaataattgttcaaattatttatcaaaatttaCTACAAATGAAACCTTAAGtaattttcatataaattCTACACAAATTGTTAATGAAAATGTAGCGAATTATTCTAATCTTCTCGATTTtgaaaaacaaacaaattttgatttaaaaaatggagaaaagGAATTAAAACATACTGGGAAATATGTTCAAGGATACAATAATTCATTGCtctatacaaataataatgacacTAACgatagtaacaataataataatagtagtagtagtaataataataacaacaaATTTGACTTTCTTAATAGCAATATAAATGTGGAAAAAGGAACACAACAAATTCTGAACGATAAAGAAAAAACGAATATGCTAATTTTAAAAGATATAGATGGAAATATAccaaataaagatatattaacatttttaaatgaaatgtttgaaaaaagaaatgttaaatatttatatctatttaatgatattaaagggtctaataaaagaaaagggTTTTGTGTTATCGAGTTtaataatgaatttttttctgaaaaaatgatgaaagaATTAGATggaaattattatgttaaatttcaaaataattatttaaaattagattatatatatcaaaaagAAAAATCAGTTTTTTTTGAATGTATACAACTAGctaaattaaatattcataaatCATCTGCTTCTCAAATTAACAATtctatatcatattttaatttttttattaactatTTAGAAGCTATAATAAAtactaatattattaattacaCATATTTTCTGAACTGGTCAtcacaaattattattttaaaaaatgaaaaaccaCAGCTAACTGAATTCTTTTTTGATTATAatagtaaatattattatcatccaacttatcaaatatattttgataataatacatCATTTTATATGTCCTTAGCAAatggttattatatatggaATGAAAATTCAAAATGTCTTGTTCGATTTTATACGGATAGTTctcaaataaattataaaacaaGTTATGAACAAAATTGTGAATCAATACAAGGTAGTGATGAGGTATAcaataaaaacataaaaaatgaaataaatcaAGAAGATCcgaaaatatatcaaattaataaaaatgataatgaaaTAGATAATCGTAGAACTAGCGAAAATAATAAgattaatatgaaaatatcaAATATTGTGGAAAAAGCCAAAATGATTGCCTTAGCATCAAAacaaaatatggaaaaaatgaacataaatgaaattaatttagaaaaaaataaaaaacaaaatgatataattaaaaaacatttttcgACAGATTCAgctgatgatgataatgattTGTCAGATCTTgacgaattaaaaaaaaaaaaaaaaaaaggacactataataataacactattaatattaatgatgataaaattgATCAAAAATCTAaacatgaaaataattataatgaaaatcatgaaaaattatataataataatcaagtagtagaaaatataaataattataatgataatattaataatataagggATGGAAAttcaattaataatattcgAGTTACTAACAATTATAAtgacataaataatattaatcaCCATCAAGAAAATATTgctaatttaaatatttgttttatatgtttgagaaaatttgaaaattcaACACTTCTTCAAAAACATATAGATATCTCattattacataaaaaaaatatccaaTCATTATCCGACCTTACACCTGTTagttaa
- a CDS encoding ER lumen protein retaining receptor, putative — protein sequence MNIFRLIGDFLHLISMYILIMKLKKSKNCIGISCRMQELYLIVFLCRYIDLFFVFVSFYNTIMKITFILTIAYTIYLIRFKLPISQTYNRKVDNFKSEKYLIPPCIVLSLLTCKTYNLYNILWSFSIWLESVAILPQLVLLEKQREVENITSHYVITMGMYRAFYILNWVYRYFFDPKPYINVVGWLGGLIQTLLYIDFFYYFALAKWYGKKLVLPFNGEV from the exons atgaatatatttcgATTAATAGGCgattttttacatttaatAAGTATGTATATACTTATTATGAAACTAAAGAAATCGAAAAACTGTATAGGAATATCATGTCGTATGCAAGAGTTGTATTTAATAGTCTTTTTATGTAG ATATATAGACCTCTTCTTTGTGTTTGTCAGCTTTTATAACacaattatgaaaataactTTTATATTAACTATTGCATATACGATATATTTGATTCGATTTAAATTACCAATTTCTCAAACATATAATAGAAAAGTGGATAATTTTAAGAGCGAAAAATATTTGATACCTCCATGTATAG TTTTGAGTCTACTAACATGTAAGACATACAATCTTTACAACATTCTATGGTCCTTTTCAATTTGGCTAGAAAGCGTTGCAATATTACCACAGTTAGTATTATTAGAAAAACAAAGAGAAGTTGAAAATATAACATCTCATTATGTTATTACAATGGGTATGTATCGtgctttttatattttgaattgGGTATAtcgatatttttttgatcCAAAACCATATATAAATGTCGTAGGATGGTTAGGAGGCTTAATAcaaacattattatatatcgatttcttttattattttgcaCTTGCCAAATGGTATGGGAAAAAATTAGTATTGCCATTTAATGGAGAagtttaa